The genomic stretch CAGGCTCCTTGAAGTGGGCCTAAAAAACTAATAAGATTTCCCTCCAGAAAACAGAATTAACTACCCTCTTGTGAGCAATTGGCTATCTCACCACAGCCTTGTCAGCGATGggtgttaatattttaaagatttcttcaCTAACAGGATGCTGTGTATAAATTTTGACTCCTTGGCTCATAGAATTCTAGGCTTAGGCTGCAAGGGTGTCCCTGATTCGTGTTTGGGGGACTGGGCTGGGCGAGGTGTGGGCAGATTTTCTGGAATGTCGGGGACCAACAGCTCACACAGATGTCGgcttcccctccccaacccccgccTCGGCTTCCAGTAAAATACGACCCGCCGCCAGAGGACATCAAAGTGTCCCGCTTAGCAGGGCAGCTGCACCTGGAGTGGGAGACCCCAGCCCGCCAGGATGGCGCCGAGGTGCAGTTCCGGCGCCGGACGCCTGACAGTCCGTGGAAGCTGGTGAGTTTGCTTCCCAGGTCAGGGGTGGGCACAGGCCTCTTCCAGGGCACTTTCTCCCTTAAGTCAGTGCCGTCATCTCTACATCCGTTACCCCTCCCGCCCGGCCTCCACTCTCGCCCCGTGTGTAGCCTCTGAGGTTTCTCTGCCGAGCAGCTCTGATGGTGGCCTCCCTGTTCACACCCCTCCGCGGCTCCCTAATGCCTCCGGGAGGCATCCTTGTCCTCGGCCAGCCCTAGGGACCCTCACCTGCCTCCCGCGTACTCTGGCACCCTCCTGAAAGGCCTCACCCTCTCCGTCTGCCCTGGATTCCCAGCCTCCTTGCCTTTGCACGTGGAGTTTCCTCCACTTGCTTGACCCCCTCTCCACATGAGCACGTGAATCCGGCCTGCCTTAAGAATCCAGCCCCAGGGCACCTCTTCCAGGAACTGCCCTTCCACAcattccttctcctctctctctctctccatctctctctctctctctctctctctctctctctctctctctctctctctctctctcctctctctctccatctctctctctctctctctctctctctctctctctctctctctctctctctccctccctcccttccttcttttttaaaaattgagatgtgctttggctggtgtggctcagttgttagaatgctatcccatgcactgaagggttgcgggttcaattctcggtcaaggcacatacccaggttgcaggttggatccccgtTCAGGGAGTATgtgtgatgtttttctctcacaatgatatttctctctccttctcctttcttctctctctctctctctctctctctctctctctcttttaattctcattgataaaagagagggagggagggaggaagggagagagagagagagagagagggaattgatatataacattatattagtttcaggtgtataacataatgattcaatatttgtacatattgcaaaatgatcaccacaacaaATCTAGTTAACTTCTGACACGATACATAGTtacagattttcttttccttgtgatgagaacttgtAAGGTCTACTCTCCTAGCAACTTCCAAACATGCCATACAGTATTATcagctatagtcaccatgctgcacaTCACATCTCCATGACGACTTAGcttgtaactggaagtttgtatcttttgaccaTCTTCCACCATTGGtcctaccccccgcccccgcacccccgATTCTCTGGCAACCActtatctgttctctgtatccgtgaatttggttttctattttgtgtttttcaggctccacatataaatgagatcatatggttttgtctttctctgtctaattTATCTCACTTAGTACAATGCCCTCAAgttttgtcacaaatggcaagatttccttatttttttatggctgactaatattccattgtaggtACATCTACCACTTTTTCTTTACTCATTCATCGATCGATAGATGTCtcgttgtttccatgtcttggttattgtaaatgatgctgcaatggACACAGAGGTTCAtgtctttttgagttagtgttttgttTCCGTCAGATaaacacccagaagtggaatttctggcccgtatggtagttctgtttttattttattttttaaatttatttatttttagaatatattttattgatttttttacagagaggaagggaaagggatagagagttagaaacatcgatgagagagaaacatcgatcagctgcctcctgcacaccccccactggggatgtgcctgcaaccaaggtacatgcccttgaccggaatcgaacctgggacccttcagtccgcaggccgacgctctatccactgagccaaaccggtcagggctggtagttctgtttttaattctttgatgAACGCCCACACTATTTTCCATTGTGGCCGCATCAATTTACAAGCCCATCAACAGTGCACCCGGGTCCCCTTGatctccacattctcgccagcatttgttatctctCGTCACTTAaccattttaacaggtgtgatATGCaatgtggctttgatttgcatttccctggtgattagtgatgttgagcatatgtTCATGCACCGgctggccatctgtgtgtctgcTTTGGACCTCCATTCATTCTTCAGCTTCTGTCTGTTCCCTGCTCTGtagcccccctgccccagccagacAAGCCTGCACCTGCAAGAAACCTCAGCCCAGACCCAGTCCCCCAGGAGCCCCAAGTGTGAGGGAGACAGACCCCCAGCCTCTGAATTGTGGccagtctcctcctccctcagactgggagCATCCCGAGGGTCCCAGGGAGTTGCCTCAGCTTCAGCCCCATCTTCCCTCCAAATGTTGTGtccctcctgagcctcagtttccccatcagatGTCTAGGTTTGGATCAATCGGCAGCAGGTGACATGGGACCCTGATGGGGAGGGACCTCTCTCTGTTTTATCTCCAGACCCCATAAGCACACTCTGCAGTAGCCCCCTCAGACCctgtaggtgaggaaactgaggcgcggGGTGCCAGGaacctcccagggtccccagGGAGTGTGGGGCAGGGCTTTTCTGATCCCCAACGCTACAGACAGATAGGTTTTGCctcctaaaatatttcttttaggaaattataaaatacattttgtctCCTAAAACAattcttttataaatgtttaacatTGGGATCATCTTAGATtttcagaaaagttaaaaataaatacaaggagCTCCCACAGAACCTTTGCCCAGCTTCCCTCCGTACATCCCTGACTACGATGCACAGGGCACGTGACTATGAACCAGACTCCGAAGGTTATTGGATGCTACTCATTTTCCCGAGAATGTCTTCTCTCTGCTCTTGGATCCATTCCGGGGTTTCCTACTGCCCTTagcaaaatcatatttttaagtaagatgttaataataaatgaataatatttttactaATAATGTTAGAGCCAGTATTTTTCAGCAccaaaatgtaaaacaatatataaatatggTCTTGTCCTAGGGTGACTGTGGACATCAGGACGATGCTGGCTTTGGTGAGAATAAGAATAGTAACAGCAACAGCTGCAGCAAATTATCATTAatcaagcacctactgtgtgccagacaagTGCTAAGTTCTTTGTGTACCTATTGGTCGGCCCTGTGGTTCTGTATTGgattagtcccattttacaggtgagaaaacaaaggCTGGGGGTATGTGTGTGAGAAGCCATAGGCCAAAGTCACATTACAAGGGGTGGCCTGGCTGGGACTCGAACCAGGGACAGAGAAAGACGTAGATGATCCTTGAGGCCACAGGAGGACAGGTCATGGCCTGTTCCTGCCATatcctcagggcctggcacacagtcggCTCTTAGAAAGTGCGTGTATACAATTGGCACCCAATAAGTGCATGTACACAGTTGGCGCTCAATAAGCGCACAATGGCTAAGTGACCAGTGCCATGCCCACTGCACCCCCAAATGTGGGACAGCCCCGTGGTCTGATGTTTGATCTCTTTTCCCCAGAGTCATGCCTCTGCCCGCTGGAGATGAACGAAGCCCAGGAGCTCCAGCTCAGGCGCCGGCAGCTTGGGCCAGGCGCCCTGCAAGgtccctggagcagctggagcagccccgtgtgcgtgccccctggtgaGCGCGCCAGAGCTGCAGGAACAGGGGCGGGCGTGAGAACTAAGGCAGCGGGCGTTAGAACCAAGGCAGCGAGTGCTAGAAACAAGATGGCAGATGTTTGAAATGAGGCAGGAGGAGACATTGGCGAACGTCATTAACAGGGGGCAGGGAGCGGGTTTCCCTTTGTAAGTTGTGGTGAATCCATAAccgaaaaagaaaacatttatccaTCTTCTTCTCCTTCCGGTTTGGTTGGTTTGTGTCTTTTCAAGTCCCACGAGGAACAgacaggggaaggggctgtgtcAGGAAGATATGTTCCCAAATCACACAGGCGGCTGGGGCCCGGGCAGCTCGGGAGAGGAGatgtgccctccccctgcccccgccccgcccaaccccccgcagggggcggggagggaggggggatgggggtgaCTGTCAACctttgcccccagccccgccaTGGGGGCTTCCTCCTTCCCAATGGCATATCTGCTGGGAAAGAACTCTTAAGAATTGCTTTCTGGTTTTTATTTAAGTTGTGGTAAAGAACACATACCATGAAACGCACCATTTCACACATTTCGCTCATCGCATTAAGTATGTTCATGTTGTGGAGCGTCAATCCCCCATCTGTGTTtcctgggaggaagggaaaggtctCAGGGGCCCTCCAAGGTTTGCAGGAGGCTGTGAGGAAGGACaacccctgcctccagcctcactGTCTCACTGTCTCCTGACAGAACCGCCTCCACAGCCCAAGGTGAATCTCTCGGTGGAGCCGCTTGGCCAGGACGGGAGGAGGCAGGTGACCCTGCAGAGGCAGGTAATGAGGGCTCTTGCAGGGCTGTGTGCGCAGTGCCCGGGGAGAAGGAGACGAGAgactggcggggggcggggggcgggggagtcggTTCACAAGTGGGAGATGGAGGGACaagggggagatggagggagacaAGACGTGGAGGTGGCAGGGACGGGGAGGAAGGTGGGGTTAACTCAGAAGGTATTGGGGAACCCTGGAGGGAGGGTAGGTGTGCGGAGGGATCTGGCTGGACTCAGGTGTTCATGGGCTCCCTCTGGTGGCCACCAGGGGAACAGATTGTGGGGGCCTCCTGTGGACACTGGAAGGCCAGGAAGGGGTCTGTGTGggagatcatttttaaaaaatcccccaAACAACCCATTTATTACGGACAGTCTAATTaagcccatttcacagagaaggaaactaaggcacagagggAAAATGTCTTAcctgccccggctggtgtggctcggttggagtgCCGTCCCATACACggaaaagttgtgggttcgattcccggtcagggcacacacctaggttttgggttcaatccccggttggggtgcacatgggaggcaatcggctgatgtttctgtctcacacggatgtttctctcccccttcccctctctctaaaatcagtaaacatatccgtGGGCGAGGACCAAAAATTTAGCTCGAATAGCCTGAGTCAGGGGCAAAAGCATGACAGATGTCACCCTCACTGACTCAGCCGGGGCCCCAGGGGGCCATCACAATAAGTCTACACGGAGACTCCTTTGCTTCCAGGGTTTCCTCTCATTTGAATCCCTTTTCTCAGGAAAAATTTCCAGGGTTGAGGTCACTGGGTCCAAAAATGGAAACTCTCCTCTCCTGGCTCTCAGTGGGTTTTTCCAcattaccccccccaccaccaaaccaatccaaacaaacaaaaccagcgTGCATTGGATGTGAATGCCTTGCTGGCATCGAGGTTTATTATTTGTAACATGTTGGCATATGTCACAGGCTGCGGCCCATGGATGAGTCTGTGTTCACGGGCTCTGCCCTGATGTTGGCCCATGAGGACAATGAACGTGTTCAGATCCCCACAAGCCGTCTCTCCCACTCCTGACAGCTGTCCCGGCTCCAGCTCCCCGAAGGCTGCCGTGGGCCCAAGTCTGGCGCCAGGGTGACCTACGAGCTCCACCTGCACATGCTGTCCTGTGCGTGCAAGCCCCAGGCCACGAGGACCCTGCGCCTGCAAAGACCGCTCCGCCTCTCGGGGGCTGCCTACAACCTGACTGTCGTCTCCAGGAATCGCTTTGGCCCCGGCCCCAACCAGTCGTGGCACATTCCGGCCCACACACACCCAGGTGACTCCTCCGGCTGGGGCGGGCCCCTGGGAGGGAgcacctgctctgagcctcagctggACTAGGCTGAGGGGGATGAGGCACAAGCGCTTAAGGGGGTGTCTAACTTAGGGGTGTGTCAAAAGTCAGTAATCAAGATACATAATGTtataatgcaatatttttttaaaattctcatcgGCAAACTACAGCCCAGGCTAACtgtctgttttttaaatcaagttttatGGGGACAAGGGCTGGGGTCAGGTTGTGGTGAATGAGTCAGGGTCATGTGAGTACAGGGTTGATTCtatcttcatttaaaatcttggtattttgttttatatgtatacatatatacatatatataccatctatatgtataaaaacctaagcgaccgtttgactggtagctatgacatgcactgaccaccagggggtagacactccgaccggtaggttagcttgctgctggggtccggctgatggggactgggtgagatgggccagacatgccctggagccctcctgcggtccctccccagcttcagcctgatcccgcaggccaggccaagggaccccactggtgcacaaatccgtgctccaggcctctagtatatatataaatatatacatgtatttatatataaaatttaaaaaatcaagatttatattgccctggctcagttggttggagtgtcatcccatacaccaaaaggctgcaggttcgattcctggtcagggcaaatacctgggttgcaggtttgatccctggttggggcaggaatcaaccaatggatgtttctctctctctctttctctctctctctctctttctctctatatatatatatttatattgatttcagagaggaagggagagggagagagagataaaaacaccaatgatgagagagaatcattgattggctgcctcctgcacaacccgaactggggatcaagcccacaacctgggcatatgccctgaccaggaaacgaactggtaacctcttggttcctggatcgacactcaaccactgagctacacccggctgggtggatgtttctctctctcaaaaaaaaaatctaaaaaaataaaaataaattaaaaaaatgaaaacataaaaataaaaaaataaacaaaacatatatatatatatataaataaaatataagatatatatatatatattagtatatatactgtatatcctatataataaagatgtaatatgcaaattaaccctcacgccctcacaatatggctgcctatgaccaggccggcagcagggttagtgagggacaaccaaacgactgaacaagcaggctgcgtgggatgaccaagctggcaggggggagcatatgggggcaattaggctggtgggggggcagtaaggggcgactaggctgacatgggggcagttaggggcgaccaggccagcacgcagaggcagtgaggggcgatcaggctggtgggggggggcagttaggggcaaccaggcaggcaggcaggtgagcgattaggagccagcggtccaggattatgagagggatgtctgactgccggtttaggctcaatccctggattgggcctaaactggcagtcggacatccctcaaggggccccagattggagagggtacaggctgggctgaggggacacccccccccccgtgcatgaatttcatgcactgggcctctaatatatacacatactagcattcccgttgcaggaaaaatcctgcaataggatttcctgctgcactctaccccgcctccgttcctcccttgtcgcccgccccgccttctccgccagcccgcttgcttttcccttcacccccggccctgacttcgctcctcccttctccccgcccccccccccccccgccaccggcttgcttgcttcttcaaagctttactcccttctgcagctcttggcttctttcgacgctgtcttgatatgcaaattagccaccatctttgttgggtaatttgcatacccgtcctgattggttggtgggtgtgacttggctggtgggcgtggcttaggtgaagcgaaggtgcggtcaatttgcatatttgtctattattagattagatatatatttgaggtgaaattcacataacaaaattaaccattttaacatGTGCCATCCAGTGGCATTTagtgcattcacaatgttgtgcaaccgcCACCTCTAATTCCAGGACATTTCCACCCCCCGAAAAGAAACTACATCCCATTGGCAGTggctccctgtccctcctccccagcccctggcaaccactaatctactttctgtcgcCATGGGTCTGCCTGGTTTGGACATTTCATGTAGATGGAATCGCAGGCCAGGTGGCCTTTGTGCTGCCTTCTCACGCTCAGCACGATGTCTCCCGGTGCATCCCCAGGTCGCGTGTTGGTGCAGCTGAGCAATGCTCCGCTGTGTGGGTGGGCCACCTGTTGTTTGTCTGCTTACCCGCTGACCAACATTTGGCTGCTTCCACCTTTCAGTGGCTATGAATAGTGCTCATCACATATTCTtgcattcattttgatttttaaaaaagattgcgTTAGGACAGTGTTTATCTCGATGGCTGagttctcctcctttcctccttaaATGTCAGGCCGGAGGCGAGTGCCTCGCTCGGCTCAGCCTGGCCCtgaccctggccctgggcctgtaGAGAGCACTCAACAGCCCTgtgagggcagggctgctgcAATGATGCCCGTTTCAGAGCTGAGACAACGAGGCTCAGGCAGGTGAAGTCGCTCGCCAGGGTGGCACAGCAGTGAGTCTGCCAGCTCCTGGCCTGGTTTGGGCCAtggccttgctgtgtgaccttgggctggtgactcgccctctctgagcctcagtttctataTGATTGGGGTAATCATGGTCCCATTTCGTGTAGCAAAGTGGTGCCTGTAAAGTACTTGGCACTGGCCTGGGGGCACAGTTGGTGCTTGGAAGCAGCACTCGCCTCTCTGAGGTTGCTgcaggtttgccgctctgttgactaaagagtttgccgaccactgctctaggggatgGGAGCGATGCACCCAGGGGACTGAGTGGGTGTGTCCTTGGCCTCTGAGATCTGCTCATGCCCCACCCCCGACTgggtgaggtgggtgggggctggccaggcATCTGCTGGAGCAGGAGACGCCCACCAGGCTGGtgcagggagtccctcagcccaggtaGCACTGCTGGGAGTGTCAACTCATTCAAACAGCCTCTGTCCCCTCTGGGCCCAGCCTCCCACTCGGCAGCCCCCAGCGTGAGGAGACAGAGGTACAGACACTCTGGGCCCCGTGGGGTAGAGCTGGGCAAGAGGGGGCGGGGCTCCAGGAGCTTGGTGGGGGGCAGAGTGAGGCGGCTGTCCTGAGGTGCCCCGTCTCCTTGCAGAACCAGGAGCTCTGAACATCAGCGCCGGAGCCCACGGGACCACTATGCGTTGGCCGGCCCGGGTCCCGGGCCTCACATACTGCATTGAGTGGCAGCCCCAGGGCCAGGACGAGAGCCCTGCCTGCTGCAACCTGACCGTGCCCAGAGACCCGGATTCTTCTGGAACTGGTACCAGGGTGGTggctgccctctgcctgcctcctccgTGAGAGCTCCCGGGCAGCTCAGTCCTGCGGGGGCTGCACCTGGAGGGTGTCTGAGGCCTGGAGAGTCTGGCCACTTGCTTGAATGACACCACGGTGGGGAGAGGCCGAGCcgagcctccccaccccccatgcaggCTGGAGCCTCCCGCTGGGAACCTGGGGCGGTGacagggctgagccctgggcgggTGGCGCCCAGGCGGCTAATGAGTCTCACATTCCAGGGTGTTTCTTAAACATTCACCCTCATCTGGGAAGGTGGCAGCTGGCAAGATGCTGGTGACAAAGCAATGAGGCctctggagggaaagagagggtgcCCTGTGGCCCAGGCAGCCTTTCGCTCCCCCActtcctgccctgggcctggctggggccaCGGGAGGCTTTAGCCTCAACCTGCCCCTCAAAGAGCTCCTAGCCTGGGGAGGAAGAGCGGGACAGAGACTCTGCCCGTGGGGTACTGGCTGGGCTAGAGGGGTTCGGGTGGGTTGGGGAGCGTAGGGAGGGACCCTGGAGGAGGGGACATTGGGGCAAAGGCTGTGGGGTAGGAGTCGGAGTAGGAGCTcctggcagagggcacagcccgTGCAAGGTGCAGAGGTGGGAACACACTGCCGACTGGCCTGGCCCTTGCTAATCCTTCCAGCAACCCTCCACTGGAGCCGAGCTTCCGGGGCGCTGGGGCCGAGGGGGTGCTACCGCATCACCATCTTTTCCTCCGCACGGCCCAGGAACCTCACCTCGTGGTCCACGGTCTTGTCCGCCTACCACTTCGGGGGCAATGGTGAGTGGCGCAGACTGGCAGGGTGGTCTCCCCGCAGACTCAGCAGCGGCCGCaggagccagggggaggaacaGCATTTAGAGTCACCGGCTGTGTGTCGGCCCTGGCCCAAGCCGGACGTGTGGCGCGAGCTCAGTCACCTCCTAAGACACCGAGAGGCGTTGCCCCGTTTCATAGATAAGAGCACGGagctcagagaagggagaggagagtggtggagctgggagccTGCGGCCAAGGGGACCTGGCCGTGCTGGGAAGGAAGTGCGTGGCCGGGGCTCTGGGGGCTGACCGTGGCCATGATGCTGCTTGCAGCCTCGGAGGCTGGGAGCCCACAGCGCGTTTCGGTGAAGATGCTCAGCCGGGACGCGGTGTCTGTGGCCTGGACGCCGTCGCTGCTGAGCCCCTGCCCCGGCGTCCTGGAGAAGTACGTTGTACGCTATCGGGAGGAGAACAGCACCCAGGTGACCGGTATGCGGGGCAGCGCGGGCCTGGTTGGGGGGAAGGGGTCTGGGCTTGAGGCCTGCCTCGCGACGTGACCctgggccccgccctgcccctctctgggccccgccctgcccctctctgggccttcgtTCTCCAATCGCACAAGGTACTTGGACTCAGGGGTCTTGGCTGCCCCAGAGAGGGCCCAGGGGGCATTGGCCCGGTGCTCACAATGTGCCGGGTGTTTGCACGGCagcccagcctcctggaagtAAAGGGGGTCCCTGGACCCGTGGTTGCCTCCCCCTGCAGAGCTGCCCGTGAACCCCACAGAGACCCAGGTCGCCCTTGTTGGCCTGCGGCCTGGCACAGCCTACAGCGTGCAGGTGCGAGCAGACACTGCCACACTGACCGGCGCCTGGAGCCAGCCCCAGCTCTTCCACACAGGTGAGTGGGGGCCCGGGGCAGGGCCCAGGTATTTCCCAGCATGCACTGCCCCGAGTCCGCGAGCAGCCCTGCCCTCCATGCATCCCCTTCAGGAGAAAGTCCCGGCCTGATCTGCTCCCACCGCCTCCACCCACCTCATCTCCTACAGCTTCCCCGTTTGAACCCTCTCTCACACTCCTGTGGCCTTGCCCAGGAGGGCCCCTCAAATGCCtggaatgtttgttttctttgttgtcAAACTCCAATGCAAAAGcttcttcctccaggaagccttctgtGCTTTCCTCTGGGCACCCTCCAGCTGTGACTGCCCCTCTTCCCCACCTGACACcttgggaatgggggggggggtgtctgtggctggctctgcctcctccagctGGTATGTGGGCAGCACAGGAATGcatatgaatgaatgagtgtctTTCTCATCACAAAGTGTGGGAGGTGGGCTCCATTGTCTCGGGGATTGTCGCCGTGAGAGATTTGGAGACTAAATGATCCCTGTTCCTGCCACGGACCCTGCCTGCGGTCCTCGCAGTGAAACCCGGACAGAACCAATAGTCAGTCTCAGTGTGGTGTGGGCATCTCGGGCCCAGGGGCGCTACAgagcacttcctgtgtgccaggccttcCTCCCGCCGTCACGGGCCAGGAGACCCCCCTGGACTCCcccttcacagatgaggaaactgaggcatggtgGGGCTGGCGGTGTGCCAGGGTCTGCAGGGAGGCGATGGAGAGCCtgacccacccagctccctccctgaCGAGAGGCAGgaggcacccctcccccaacccaagCTCTCTCACCCCGAAGGTGTCCAGCTTCCGGAGTTGTCCATCATCGTCGCCTCTCTGGGCAGCTTCCTCAGCATCCTCCTCCTGGGCGTCCTTGGGTACTTCAGTCTGAACAGGTAATTCACAACCTCTCCCTGACACGATCCCCCCACAACAGCTACAGCAACAGCAACAGTAATAACCACTCACTCCAAAAAGAGATTTGTGCTCAGACGAGAAAGCTGAGGTCTAGATGGTCAGGGCAAGCAGCAGCGGGGGCAGAGCTAGGTGTGACCCCGGGTCTGTCAgactcctgccctgccctgccctcccaaTCCACATCCTCACGGCCTTTGTAACCTAATGAAGACAAAAATGTAAGCCAGAACCACACAACAGTAAGAATAGACAGACGCGCTGCTCCCCTGACCggctcccctctctctccagggCTTTGCCACTCCTGTGCCCGCCCCTGCCCACACCCAGTGCCAGCACCGCTGTTGAGTttcctggcagccaggggaagcagGTAAGGGCTCCTTTTGTAATTCTAGGTCCTGTTTGTGCGTCTATACTCTGGGCAAGGGCTCTGCTGAGGAATTAGCTCATTTTATTCTCCTCCAACTCACTAAGTCAGGGACTCCCAACAACCTGtcctatttcacagatgggaaagcAGAGGCCCAAAGAGAAACCTCCTGTGGGCCATTTCCTAACAGCAGATGCACCTCAGAGTGACTTGGACCAAAAGGGaacctaagggggaaaaaaaaaaaaatcccagggtGGGGGCTTCAGGCATGGCGGGATCCAGGAACCATGGCTTCATCTTTCCGTGCTGCTGTCCTCCCTACACACTTCTTTCCCAGGCAGGCTCCGTCTTCCCCCGTCGGAGAGAATGTCCATTTCCCCCATTGACTGGAGCAAAACTCTCAGGGCCATCACTGATTGGCTCAGCATGGGTCACGTGCCCCATCCCTGAGCCTCCAGCAAGCCAGGAGGCTGGagtgctctgattggctgggccAGAGTTACAGGCCCAATCACATCAACTATGAGGAAAGCAGGCGCAATTTCCCAAAGAGAAGTGGGGGTCATTCCAGTGGATCTTCAAACGGGCCTCCAGTTTTAGAGAATGAAGCCAGTGGGGACCTGGCCCACCCCGTATGTGGGTGGGAAAcagagccctgcccacagcctcgccctgtcctccctccccaggcttgGCAGTGGGCCAGCCCGGCGGACTtccagaaggaggaggaagagtcccTGAGAGAGGCCCTGGTGGTGACCATGCCGTGTGGAAAAGGCGAGGTGGCTGACCT from Eptesicus fuscus isolate TK198812 chromosome 6, DD_ASM_mEF_20220401, whole genome shotgun sequence encodes the following:
- the IL12RB1 gene encoding LOW QUALITY PROTEIN: interleukin-12 receptor subunit beta-1 (The sequence of the model RefSeq protein was modified relative to this genomic sequence to represent the inferred CDS: inserted 2 bases in 1 codon; substituted 1 base at 1 genomic stop codon); translation: MTLNFFFXNLFTLLSCSASKCSGVRAGQLGSHWQRKSSSEATGPAXGPMGWRVARLVPLLFLLPRQCAEACGTSRCSFQDLTYQNADSGFPPGSATGPRDLSCYRTFGACYECSWEYEGPAAGVSHFLRCCLRPGHCCYFSAGPATTLEFSEQDGVPVLDNVTLWVESWAANRTEKSPKITLILYSSVKYDPPPEDIKVSRLAGQLHLEWETPARQDGAEVQFRRRTPDSPWKLGDCGHQDDAGFESCLCPLEMNEAQELQLRRRQLGPGALQGPWSSWSSPVCVPPEPPPQPKVNLSVEPLGQDGRRQVTLQRQLSRLQLPEGCRGPKSGARVTYELHLHMLSCACKPQATRTLRLQRPLRLSGAAYNLTVVSRNRFGPGPNQSWHIPAHTHPEPGALNISAGAHGTTMRWPARVPGLTYCIEWQPQGQDESPACCNLTVPRDPDSSGTATLHWSRASGALGPRGCYRITIFSSARPRNLTSWSTVLSAYHFGGNASEAGSPQRVSVKMLSRDAVSVAWTPSLLSPCPGVLEKYVVRYREENSTQVTELPVNPTETQVALVGLRPGTAYSVQVRADTATLTGAWSQPQLFHTGVQLPELSIIVASLGSFLSILLLGVLGYFSLNRALPLLCPPLPTPSASTAVEFPGSQGKQAWQWASPADFQKEEEESLREALVVTMPCGKGEVADLRTPGPLQDRTELPWGAREPALDADLSLEDRRQVQGHPEAGALEPSGQDSREGSSAQAAGRSLLLGDQTQSPRSDGPRQTGLEA